Genomic DNA from Rahnella variigena:
TAATTTAATTTATTCAAGGAGTAATTATATGAGCTTAATACAAAATATTTTGGGAAGTCTGGGTCTAACTGATCAGATTAGTGACGAGCTAAAAGGGGTGGTTGAGTGGGTAGAGCAGCAGGGAGGGATCCACTCTATCGTGAATCGTCTTCAAAATGGGGAGTTCAGTGATATTGTAAAATCATGGCTTAGTGATGATAAGAATATGGCTATAAGTAGTGAGCTCGTTCAAAAAATGCTTAATACCAGCGAGATTAATCAATTGGCTGATCATTTAGGCATCAACTTCAATGACGCTTCAAAGCTGCTGGCAGAATGTCTTCCGCAATTAGTGAACATGGCATCATCGAATGGGAAGATGAATGAGAATACAGATTTGATTGATAATCTCAGTAAAATTTCTCACTAATATTTAACCTGAAGAACCCAATTTTGGGCTTGTTCGAAATACTCTACTCTCTGTCTATTGTTTGGTCAGACTAAAACACTGAAATGATAATCTCAGAAACCATCCCTTGAAATAATCTCTTAGGGGAGCGGTATCTGTATCA
This window encodes:
- a CDS encoding YidB family protein; this encodes MSLIQNILGSLGLTDQISDELKGVVEWVEQQGGIHSIVNRLQNGEFSDIVKSWLSDDKNMAISSELVQKMLNTSEINQLADHLGINFNDASKLLAECLPQLVNMASSNGKMNENTDLIDNLSKISH